A genomic window from Antedon mediterranea chromosome 4, ecAntMedi1.1, whole genome shotgun sequence includes:
- the LOC140047094 gene encoding sperm acrosome-associated protein 9-like, which translates to MDSLRREVARLKERYRVLQRQQFTFVNAMDHTRPDAFERVKPVRTINEVSNLYDRSKNATDQRALKQWLDLVSDLSNFCRQVELQGQGPGPAERGLERWSMLMDKHNDLSNLRAKYPHQEMNHLSCAEARVQYGGVVSLIPLAFEQVDRTIAGLAAAYSTSRAENRDRFNRSTSQNSRPMTPDEFAKERKERSSRPHTASARHRLRAKSCDKMVDTHDLQRHTMKLSLSRLPKGLDPSLLFYRRTLNGRAERLYPTGEITLDKAPWRGASSNNINHIDHRRFRNLEEKYY; encoded by the exons atggattCTTTGCGACGTGAGGTTGCAAGACTGAAGGAGCGTTACCGTGTGTTACAGCGTCAACAGTTTACTTTTGTTAATGCTATGGATCATACTCGTCCAGATGCGTTTGAGCGTGTCAAGCCAGTCCGCACAATAAATGAG GTGAGCAACCTCTATGATCGAAGCAAGAATGCAACTGACCAGCGAGCACTGAAACAGTGGTTGGATCTAGTGTCAGACCTCAGCAACTTTTGTAGGCAAGTGGAACTCCAGGGTCAAGGGCCAGGACCAGCAGAGAGGGGTCTGGAGAGGTGGAGCATGTTAATGGATAAACATAATGATTTGTCTAACCTCAGGGCTAAATATCCGCATCAAGAG ATGAATCATCTGAGTTGTGCCGAGGCTCGTGTACAGTACGGTGGCGTGGTGAGCCTCATCCCGTTGGCGTTTGAACAAGTTGACCGAACAATTGCAGGCCTGGCAGCGGCTTACAGTACCAGTAGAGCAGAAAATCGGGACAGATTCAATAGAAGCACTTCTCAAAACTCCAGACCTATGACTCCAGACg AATTTGCTAAGGAACGAAAGGAACGCAGCAGTCGACCGCACACAGCTTCTGCTCGTCACAGACTACGAGCAAAATCGTGTGATAAGATGGTTGACACCCACGATTTACAGCGTCACACAATGAAACTTTCGTTGAGTCGATTACCAAAAGGTTTGGATCCCAGTTTGTTGTTCTACCGACGTACACTCAACGGACGTGCCGAGCGGTTGTATCCAACTGGGGAAATAACATTAGATAAAGCACCATGGAGGGGTGCATCGTCTAACAACATTAACCATATAGATCACAGGCGATTCAGGAATTTAGAAGAAAAATACTACTAA